From Juglans regia cultivar Chandler chromosome 6, Walnut 2.0, whole genome shotgun sequence, the proteins below share one genomic window:
- the LOC108979989 gene encoding pentatricopeptide repeat-containing protein At5g15010, mitochondrial isoform X2, whose product MRHMISFSAMEPRLQFFSSSSICPSSNYSTSIETQDDANSDDDDGDRGGEEYEEDETEFKPLPLGDEGLVRDTTTIVDILRELGSSPSESKNKLEHCGITASSELVVAVLSQVRNDWEAAFTFFLWAGKQPGYAHSVREYHSMISILGKMRKFGTAWALIDEMRGGTNGPSLVTPQTLLIMIRRYCAVHDVGRAINTFYAYKRFKFEVRIDEFQGFLSALCRYKNVQEAEHLLFTNKNIFPFDTKSFNIILNGWCNVIVSPREGERIWREMSKRGIQHDVVSYGCLISCYSKACNLKKVLQLFNQIKEMKIVMDRKVYNAVIHALAKGRLVKEAINLLKTMEEKGVAPNVVTYNSLIKPLCRAQKIEEAKQFFDEMLQRGFSPTIRTYHAFFRCLRTGEEVFVLLEKMKNMGCQPNSDTYMMLIRKFCRWRQVDNAFKLWNTMSKNGVHPDRSSYIVLVHGLFLNGKLEEAHKYYLEMKEKQFEPEPKTDEMIRAWMSGKHVPECQKNDLEGNQLNCRESVKNTGFISKRFDQARNFCRQPETRRVVRERGFSFWEQ is encoded by the exons ATGCGGCACATGATCAG TTTTTCAGCTATGGAGCCTCGGTTACAATTTTTCTCGTCTTCTTCTATTTGTCCAAGTTCAAACTATTCAACCTCCATAGAAACACAAGACGATGCTAATAGTGACGATGATGATGGTGACCGCGGTGGTGAAGAATATGAAGAGGATGAAACAGAATTCAAACCATTGCCTCTGGGAGACGAGGGTCTTGTCCGAGACACAACGACTATTGTGGATATATTGCGTGAACTTGGTAGCAGTCCGTCTGAATCAAAAAACAAACTTGAGCATTGCGGGATTACAGCCTCATCAGAATTGGTGGTGGCAGTGCTCTCACAAGTCCGCAATGATTGGGAAGCAGCATTCACGTTCTTTCTGTGGGCTGGAAAGCAGCCTGGTTATGCTCATTCTGTGCGCGAATACCATTCCATGATCTCTATTCTTGGGAAAATGAGAAAGTTTGGTACTGCATGGGCCTTGATTGATGAAATGAGAGGCGGTACCAATGGTCCATCTCTTGTCACACCTCAGACTCTCTTGATCATGATTAGGAGATATTGTGCTGTTCATGATGTGGGGAGGGCTATAAATACTTTCTATGCCTACAAACGGTTTAAGTTTGAAGTTAGGATTGACGAATTCCAAGGCTTTCTCTCTGCCCTTTGCCGGTACAAGAATGTGCAAGAGGCTGAGCACTTGCTTTTCACGAATAAGAATATATTCCCGTTTGATACCAAGAGCTTTAACATCATCCTCAATGGGTGGTGTAATGTGATTGTTAGTCCCcgggagggagagagaatttGGAGGGAGATGAGCAAGAGAGGTATCCAACATGATGTTGTCTCATATGGATGTCTCATATCATGCTATTCAAAAGCATGTAATCTGAAGAAGGTGCTCCAGCTCTTCAACCAGATTAAGGAAATGAAAATTGTAATGGATAGGAAAGTCTACAATGCTGTCATTCATGCTCTTGCAAAAGGTAGGCTTGTGAAAGAAGCTATCAATCTCCTGAAAACAATGGAAGAGAAGGGCGTTGCTCCAAATGTTGTCACTTATAACTCACTGATCAAGCCTCTCTGTCGGGCCCAGAAAATAGAAGAAGCTAAACAATTCTTTGATGAGATGTTGCAGCGGGGTTTCTCCCCTACAATACGGACTTACCATGCCTTCTTCCGTTGTTTAAGGACAGGAGAAGAAGTGTTTGTGCTCTTGGAAAAGATGAAAAACATGGGCTGCCAGCCAAATTCAGATACCTACATGATGTTGATTAGGAAATTTTGTCGATGGCGCCAGGTTGATAATGCCTTCAAGTTGTGGAACACaatgagtaaaaatggagtccACCCTGATCGGAGCTCATATATTGTGCTGGTACATGGGCTATTTTTGAATGGAAAGCTGGAGGAGGCACACAAATATTATTTAGAGATGAAGGAGAAACAGTTTGAGCCAGAACCAAAGACAGATGAGATGATTCGGGCTTGGATGTCTGGTAAACATGTACCTGAGTGTCAGAAGAATGATTTAGAAGGCAATCAATTAAATTGTAGGGAGTCTGTCAAGAACACTGGATTTATATCAAAGAGATTTGATCAAGCAAGAAATTTTTGCCGCCAACCGGAAACTAGAAGAGTTGTGAGAGAGCGCGGC
- the LOC108979989 gene encoding pentatricopeptide repeat-containing protein At5g15010, mitochondrial isoform X1, protein MRHMIRLRSSNLSVFSILRRTHVNSTCSDILAKPITAALLNFSPSTRYSFSAMEPRLQFFSSSSICPSSNYSTSIETQDDANSDDDDGDRGGEEYEEDETEFKPLPLGDEGLVRDTTTIVDILRELGSSPSESKNKLEHCGITASSELVVAVLSQVRNDWEAAFTFFLWAGKQPGYAHSVREYHSMISILGKMRKFGTAWALIDEMRGGTNGPSLVTPQTLLIMIRRYCAVHDVGRAINTFYAYKRFKFEVRIDEFQGFLSALCRYKNVQEAEHLLFTNKNIFPFDTKSFNIILNGWCNVIVSPREGERIWREMSKRGIQHDVVSYGCLISCYSKACNLKKVLQLFNQIKEMKIVMDRKVYNAVIHALAKGRLVKEAINLLKTMEEKGVAPNVVTYNSLIKPLCRAQKIEEAKQFFDEMLQRGFSPTIRTYHAFFRCLRTGEEVFVLLEKMKNMGCQPNSDTYMMLIRKFCRWRQVDNAFKLWNTMSKNGVHPDRSSYIVLVHGLFLNGKLEEAHKYYLEMKEKQFEPEPKTDEMIRAWMSGKHVPECQKNDLEGNQLNCRESVKNTGFISKRFDQARNFCRQPETRRVVRERGFSFWEQ, encoded by the coding sequence ATGCGGCACATGATCAGGTTAAGATCTTCTAACCTCTCCGTATTCTCAATTCTTCGTCGAACCCATGTCAATTCTACTTGTTCTGATATTCTTGCTAAGCCTATCACTGCTGCCCTTCTTAACTTCAGCCCATCTACCCGTTACAGTTTTTCAGCTATGGAGCCTCGGTTACAATTTTTCTCGTCTTCTTCTATTTGTCCAAGTTCAAACTATTCAACCTCCATAGAAACACAAGACGATGCTAATAGTGACGATGATGATGGTGACCGCGGTGGTGAAGAATATGAAGAGGATGAAACAGAATTCAAACCATTGCCTCTGGGAGACGAGGGTCTTGTCCGAGACACAACGACTATTGTGGATATATTGCGTGAACTTGGTAGCAGTCCGTCTGAATCAAAAAACAAACTTGAGCATTGCGGGATTACAGCCTCATCAGAATTGGTGGTGGCAGTGCTCTCACAAGTCCGCAATGATTGGGAAGCAGCATTCACGTTCTTTCTGTGGGCTGGAAAGCAGCCTGGTTATGCTCATTCTGTGCGCGAATACCATTCCATGATCTCTATTCTTGGGAAAATGAGAAAGTTTGGTACTGCATGGGCCTTGATTGATGAAATGAGAGGCGGTACCAATGGTCCATCTCTTGTCACACCTCAGACTCTCTTGATCATGATTAGGAGATATTGTGCTGTTCATGATGTGGGGAGGGCTATAAATACTTTCTATGCCTACAAACGGTTTAAGTTTGAAGTTAGGATTGACGAATTCCAAGGCTTTCTCTCTGCCCTTTGCCGGTACAAGAATGTGCAAGAGGCTGAGCACTTGCTTTTCACGAATAAGAATATATTCCCGTTTGATACCAAGAGCTTTAACATCATCCTCAATGGGTGGTGTAATGTGATTGTTAGTCCCcgggagggagagagaatttGGAGGGAGATGAGCAAGAGAGGTATCCAACATGATGTTGTCTCATATGGATGTCTCATATCATGCTATTCAAAAGCATGTAATCTGAAGAAGGTGCTCCAGCTCTTCAACCAGATTAAGGAAATGAAAATTGTAATGGATAGGAAAGTCTACAATGCTGTCATTCATGCTCTTGCAAAAGGTAGGCTTGTGAAAGAAGCTATCAATCTCCTGAAAACAATGGAAGAGAAGGGCGTTGCTCCAAATGTTGTCACTTATAACTCACTGATCAAGCCTCTCTGTCGGGCCCAGAAAATAGAAGAAGCTAAACAATTCTTTGATGAGATGTTGCAGCGGGGTTTCTCCCCTACAATACGGACTTACCATGCCTTCTTCCGTTGTTTAAGGACAGGAGAAGAAGTGTTTGTGCTCTTGGAAAAGATGAAAAACATGGGCTGCCAGCCAAATTCAGATACCTACATGATGTTGATTAGGAAATTTTGTCGATGGCGCCAGGTTGATAATGCCTTCAAGTTGTGGAACACaatgagtaaaaatggagtccACCCTGATCGGAGCTCATATATTGTGCTGGTACATGGGCTATTTTTGAATGGAAAGCTGGAGGAGGCACACAAATATTATTTAGAGATGAAGGAGAAACAGTTTGAGCCAGAACCAAAGACAGATGAGATGATTCGGGCTTGGATGTCTGGTAAACATGTACCTGAGTGTCAGAAGAATGATTTAGAAGGCAATCAATTAAATTGTAGGGAGTCTGTCAAGAACACTGGATTTATATCAAAGAGATTTGATCAAGCAAGAAATTTTTGCCGCCAACCGGAAACTAGAAGAGTTGTGAGAGAGCGCGGC